Genomic DNA from Phaeobacter porticola:
AGGAAACCTATCGCGAATCGGATGGGTATCGGCCCGGTACGCGCGCGGTGGTGGCGCAGACATCTTTTGCCGCGCTCGGCATGACCATCTGCTATGATCTGAGGTTTCCCTATCTGCATCGCAGTTTGGCTCAGGCAGGCGCGGATGTCTTGCTGGCGCCGGCCGCCTTTTCGCATGTGACGGGTGCTGCGCATTGGCACGCGTTGCTTCAGGCTCGCGCGATTGAGACGGGCTGTTACGTGCTGGCACCAGCGCAGACGGGTACCCACCCGGCGACCAAGGGCAAATCGCGCCGCACATATGGGCATTCGCTTGTTGTATCGCCTTGGGGTGAAGTTCTGACCGATGCTGGGACAGATGTTGGTATCGCCTACGTTGATCTTGACCTTGAAAAAGTGTCACAAGCGCGCAGACAGGT
This window encodes:
- a CDS encoding carbon-nitrogen hydrolase family protein, which codes for MRAALLQLTSSDQPAENLLIVQKMIAEAVVGGAGFILTPEVTNCLSSSRSHQRSVLRHEADDPTLAALRKTAAAHRIWLSLGSLALKTRDADGRFANRQFLIGPEGDIVARYDKIHMFDVDVTAEETYRESDGYRPGTRAVVAQTSFAALGMTICYDLRFPYLHRSLAQAGADVLLAPAAFSHVTGAAHWHALLQARAIETGCYVLAPAQTGTHPATKGKSRRTYGHSLVVSPWGEVLTDAGTDVGIAYVDLDLEKVSQARRQVPALSHDREFDGP